A genomic stretch from Cydia amplana chromosome 1, ilCydAmpl1.1, whole genome shotgun sequence includes:
- the LOC134651325 gene encoding uncharacterized protein LOC134651325 — translation MWVLLMLALAAAAVAECPRHCECKWRSGKESALCAHAGLTAVPPRLDPTTQLLDLSENKLTTLQNDAFASANLLNLQRLYLSSCSVKFIRQHAFRALVNLVELDLSKNNIQSVPSHAFDSISELRELRLAKNSIIKVKDDAFIAVPHLVRLSLSENKIAEIEPRAFTGLEGSLEYLELDKNKLHVLHVAVLAPLRSLKGLELAGNPWECTCALRPMRDWMIKKNVPATVVPDCSLPPRLMSMSWDRLDLEEFACPPEVSAASNSFKSVEGEEVTLVCRVSGVPAPRVRWVRAGRLLANSSSNNVNSGRSFILRSEGKTSNLTIKATDIQDTGSYTCNAENRAGKAEAAVSLVVEKKPHGKGFGGRALMAGMAVSAVIVLSSCLVGLCAYETRKKRQLDRWNEQIVTTNRRDDNYEKIEANIKGVVEMPRVLPADSGRKRGDYRNVPSHDPEDDCAGYLREEVREERDPMSLSFDAGWRRPEFDNSVSRNGILERDLHIPRLKDYSKRTDETPESVASSTSTGVLSAHAEHSTANRFNNNPRARPRLRHERLDNDLSGSDSEKNYPDLIEMSALGTSSYLRSEMKHDPYYFYTIPRRKDGESRSPLLNSRRNSSGGDSGTFFDRVYDKNQPGNVGRRSNSFLDLSSGGNRLRRNPSLPSSPAREQPTVPSATPLLDLSGLRDYTRMEQPMEDFDFRASQLEKFLEEYRTLREQLSRMKETRENLQRNRAVDNEELRSILKGKPSVAVTEMSSGALADAASPLAMSPPEYKPHQPRPEWLTTLLYRN, via the exons ATGTGGGTGCTGCTGATGCTGGCGCTGGCAGCGGCCGCTGTGGCCGAGTGCCCGCGCCACTGCGAGTGCAAGTGGCGCAGCGGCAAGGAGTCCGCGCTGTGCGCCCACGCCGGCCTGACCGCCGTGCCCCCGCGCCTCGACCCCACCACGCAGCTCCTCGACCTCTCCGAAAATAAACTGACCACCCTTCAGAACGATGCTTTTGCCTCCGCCAACCTTCTCAATCTCCAACGCCTTTACCTTTCATCTTGCAGCGTCAAATTCATACGACAGCACGCCTTCCGCGCTCTAGTAAACCTGGTAGAACTAGATTTATCAAAGAACAATATACAATCCGTGCCGTCACACGCTTTCGACTCAATTTCCGAACTCCGAGAGCTGAGGCTAGCCAAAAATTCAATTATCAAAGTCAAAGATGACGCTTTCATAGCAGTGCCCCATTTAGTACGGCTGAGCCTTAGTGAGAATAAAATAGCCGAGATAGAACCGAGAGCGTTTACAGGGTTAGAAGGTTCTTTGGAATACTTGGAACTGGATAAGAATAAACTGCACGTTCTCCACGTAGCAGTTTTAGCGCCATTACGGTCGCTGAAGGGATTAGAGCTTGCTGGAAATCCATGGGAGTGTACGTGTGCTTTGCGACCAATGAGGGATTGGATGATTAAGAAAAATGTCCCCGCAACAGTAGTTCCCGATTGTTCCCTGCCTCCGCGGCTCATGTCCATGTCTTGGGATCGTCTGGACTTGGAAGAGTTTGCCTGTCCTCCAGAAGTCAGTGCCGCGTCTAATAGTTTTAAAAGCGTCGAGGGTGAGGAAGTGACGTTAGTGTGTCGAGTGAGCGGCGTTCCCGCGCCGCGGGTGCGGTGGGTGCGCGCGGGCCGCCTTCTTGCCAATTCTAGTTCTAATAATGTAAATTCCGGTAGATCTTTTATATTACGTAGTGAAGGTAAAACAAGTAATTTGACTATTAAAGCAACAGATATACAAGATACAGGCTCGTATACCTGCAATGCAGAAAACCGAGCGGGAAAAGCAGAGGCGGCTGTGAGCCTCGTCGTGGAGAAAAAACCGCACGGCAAAGGCTTTGGCGGTCGCGCTCTCATGGCCGGTATGGCAGTGTCCGCGGTGATAGTGTTAAGTTCATGTTTAGTAGGACTGTGCGCGTATGAAACTCGTAAGAAAAGACAATTAGATAGGTGGAATGAACAGATAGTGACCACTAATCGCCGCGATGACAATTACGAGAAGATAGAGGCTAATATTAAGGGTGTGGTGGAGATGCCGCGGGTGTTGCCGGCAGACAGTGGCCGGAAGAGGGGGGACTACAGGAACGTCCCCTCGCACGACCCGGAGGACGATTGTGCCGGTTACTTGCGCGAGGAGGTGCGCGAGGAACGAGACCCCATGTCGCTGTCCTTCGACGCAGGGTGGCGGAGACCTGAATTTGATAACTCGGTCAGCAGGAATGGAATACTTGAGCGAGATTTGCATATACCCCGCTTGAAGGATTACAGCAAAcg taCTGACGAAACCCCAGAGTCTGTCGCAAGCTCAACATCAACGGGCGTATTGAGCGCGCACGCCGAGCACTCAACGGCCAACCGCTTCAACAATAACCCGCGCGCGCGTCCGCGCCTGCGCCACGAGCGTCTCGACAACGACCTCTCCGGCAGCGACAGCGAAAAAAACTACCCAGACCTCATCGAGATGAGCGCTCTAGGCACCTCCTCTTACCTCCGAAGCGAAATGAAACACGACCCGTACTATTTCTATACGATCCCCAGGAGAAAAGACGGCGAGAGCCGAAGCCCCCTTTTAAATAGTAGAAGAAACAGTTCCGGCGGCGATTCTGGAACCTTTTTTGACCGGGTCTACGATAAGAATCAGCCGGGGAACGTTGGACGACGCTCTAATAGCTTTCTCGACTTATCGTCGGGCGGTAATCGGTTGCGACGTAATCCGAGCTTACCCTCGTCTCCAGCCCGGGAGCAGCCCACCGTACCGTCCGCTACCCCCCTCCTCGATCTGTCCGGCCTCCGCGACTACACGCGCATGGAGCAGCCCATGGAGGACTTTGATTTCCGTGCTTCACAACTCGAGAAGTTCCTAGAGGAATATCGGACTTTGCGTGAACAGTTATCGAGAATGAAGGAGACGAGAGAGAATCTGCAGAGGAATAGAGCGGTCGATAATGAGGAGTTGAGGTCAATTTTGAAAGGTAAACCTAGTGTGGCTGTGACTGAGATGTCTTCAGGGGCGCTGGCAGACGCGGCGTCGCCGCTGGCGATGAGTCCGCCGGAGTACAAGCCGCACCAGCCCCGCCCCGAGTGGCTAACCACAttactttatcgcaattaa